From Triticum aestivum cultivar Chinese Spring chromosome 4A, IWGSC CS RefSeq v2.1, whole genome shotgun sequence, a single genomic window includes:
- the LOC123087824 gene encoding uncharacterized protein, which yields MPAAVAAAAAVAASGGALLVYLLITTCRPPGAEGPASAEEEASRPEDGEGPWPHSPPVSCCEAASVAARTARRAWELTVGRWGLHGLAFGIKRHMKRQGNLQHEYSGSDCLQLKGHDAHTEVAYLLDHLKLCMFYSKNRFSEFLKFGGYSQEDVLIHKSRARLMQPSFVLVRDQKAKCFLLFIRGAISPKERLTAASSVEVPFHHIVLNEGQIDNVILGYAHCGMLAAARWIANLAMPPLRNAVREFPDYQIKVIGHSMGAGIGAILTYILREHHDFTSCTCLAFGPAACMTWELAESGKDFITSLVNRDDVVPALSKVAMESLRSEVMVSSKLDDLQDQDHLSLFAKISQRIAFAKSHMLSISHSTGKTGDPNSSISEPLLKEAVEITHSEENGLKINCIHEAYFVANPEHDLSVVSVDASEERVILVNNDDDVSVEAAAGSAVSASQGDVESNATLDTEQAASTAKEEASQNLNGSGKEKQKESPSAPALRQLFPPGRIIHMVAQPSPDRNPGEGTSSKEAISIYETPRELYGRIRLAPNMIDEHYMPSYISTMELLLEQLQSDNIVSTAPDDS from the exons ATgcccgccgccgtggccgccgcgGCGGCGGTCGCAGCCTCGGGCGGCGCGCTCCTAGTATACCTGCTCATCACCACCTGCCGGCCGCCGGGCGCCGAGGGGCCGGcgtcggcggaggaggaggcgtcgCGGCCGGAGGACGGCGAGGGTCCCTGGCCGCACAGCCCTCCCGTATCGTGCTGCGAGGCCGCGTCGGTGGCCGCGCGCACGGCGCGCCGGGCGTGGGAGCTCACCGTCGGCCGGTGGGGCCTCCACGGCCTCGCCTTCGGGATCAAGCGCCACATGAAGCGCCAG GGTAATTTGCAGCATGAGTATAGTGGAAGTGACTGCCTTCAACTAAAAGGTCACGATGCACATACTGAAGTAGCTTATCTTCTTGACCACCTGAAGCTTTGCATGTTCTACTCAAAGAATAGGTTTTCTGAATTTCTGAAGTTTGGTGGGTACAGTCAAGAAGACGTTCTCATCCACAAGTCTAGGGCGAGG CTTATGCAGCCTTCCTTCGTACTTGTGCGTGACCAAAAAGCCAAGTGTTTTCTTCTTTTCATCCGCGGTGCTATCAGTCCTAAGGAGCGCCTGACAGCAGCAAGTTCTGTTGAAGTTCCTTTCCACCATATAGTTCTGAATGAAGGACAGATTGACAACGTAATTTTAGGGTATGCACATTGTGGAATGCTTGCTGCAGCTCGTTGGATCGCTAACCTTGCCATGCCCCCTCTTCGCAATGCAGTACGAGAATTTCCTGACTACCAAATAAAG GTCATTGGACACTCAATGGGAGCAGGCATTGGAGCAATTCTGACATATATTCTTCGTGAGCATCATGATTTTACATCATGCACATGTCTGGCCTTTGGTCCTG CTGCCTGTATGACATGGGAGCTGGCGGAATCAGGCAAAGATTTCATCACTTCTCTTGTCAACAGAGATGATGTGGTGCCAGCACTTTCGAAAGTTGCTATGGAGAGCTTGCGATCTGAG GTAATGGTATCATCGAAGCTGGATGATCTGCAGGATCAAGATCACCTTAGTTTATTCGCGAAAATAAGTCAGCGTATAGCTTTTGCGAAGTCTCACATGCTGTCCATCTCTCATTCAACGGGAAAGACTGGAGATCCCAACTCTAGCATTTCTGAG CCCTTACTGAAAGAAGCAGTAGAAATCACACACTCTGAAGAAAATGGGCTGAAGATTAACTGTATCCATGAAGCATATTTCGTGGCAAATCCAGAACATGACCTTTCAGTTGTATCTGTCGACGCTTCTGAAGAACGGGTCATACTAGTTAACAATGATGATGATGTCAGTGTCGAGGCTGCTGCTGGGTCAGCAGTATCTGCATCACAAGGGGATGTTGAAAGCAACGCAACATTGGACACCGAGCAAGCGGCGTCGACAGCAAAGGAAGAAGCGTCCCAGAATCTGAACGGTAGCGGtaaagaaaaacagaaagaatCACCGTCCGCCCCTGCACTGCGCCAACTTTTCCCTCCCGGAAGAATTATTCATATGGTCGCGCAGCCCTCACCGGACCGGAATCCTGGAGAAGGCACCAGCAGCAAGGAGGCCATCAGTATATATGAAACGCCAAGAGAATTGTATGGCAGAATAAGGCTCGCGCCAAATATGATAGACGAGCATTACATGCCTAGTTACATAAGTACAATGGAGTTATTGTTGGAACAGCTTCAGAGCGATAACATTGTAAGTACAGCACCAGATGATTCGTGA
- the LOC123082811 gene encoding pectinesterase inhibitor 10: MASASTRHLLLIAVVLAVSHSARANPPVTIGQACKLYAKHAVSCTDALAKAPGMPVVPMPLPVLAELAVTHAAASGAAALAFIKRMEMLAGGTMPLDCVEKCVEKFQTAVAALQKNRAAIIEHRDVARVKRWVRAARADGETCMDGCHMKEGGADPTIIRKITDLGKLCSLALTLADAAATHG; the protein is encoded by the coding sequence ATGGCGTCCGCTTCAACCCGTCACCTCCTCCTCATCGCCGTCGTTCTCGCCGTGTCGCACTCCGCCCGGGCCAACCCCCCGGTCACCATCGGGCAGGCGTGCAAGCTGTACGCGAAGCATGCGGTGTCCTGCACGGACGCCCTAGCGAAGGCCCCGGGGATGCCGGTGGTGCCCATGCCCCTGCCGGTGCTGGCGGAACTGGCGGTGACCCatgcggcggcgagcggcgccgcGGCGCTGGCGTTCATCAAGAGGATGGAGATGCTCGCCGGCGGGACGATGCCGCTGGACTGCGTGGAGAAGTGCGTGGAGAAGTTCcagacggcggtggcggcgctgcAGAAGAACAGGGCGGCGATCATCGAGCACAGGGACGTGGCCCGCGTGAAGAGGTGGGTGAGGGCGGCGAGGGCGGACGGCGAGACGTGCATGGACGGGTGCCACATGAAGGAGGGCGGCGCCGACCCCACCATCATCCGCAAGATCACCgacctcggcaagctctgctcccTCGCGCTCACTCTCGCCGATGCCGCCGCAACCCATGGCTAA